A genomic stretch from Mycobacterium cookii includes:
- the dcd gene encoding dCTP deaminase has product MLLSDRDLRAEIAAGRLGIDPFDDALVQPSSVDVRLDSLFRVFNNTRYTHIDPAQQQDELTSLVEPAEGEPFVLHPGEFVLGSTLELCTLPEDLAGRLEGKSSLGRLGLLTHSTAGFIDPGFSGHITLELSNVANLPITLWPGMKIGQLCILRLTSPAEHPYGSASVGSKYQGQRGPTPSRSYQNFIRST; this is encoded by the coding sequence GTGCTGCTCTCCGATCGCGACCTCAGGGCCGAAATCGCTGCCGGCCGGTTGGGAATCGACCCGTTCGACGACGCCCTGGTTCAGCCGTCCAGCGTGGACGTCCGTCTCGACAGTTTGTTTCGGGTCTTCAACAACACCCGCTACACGCACATCGACCCCGCGCAGCAACAAGACGAGCTGACCAGCCTGGTGGAACCGGCCGAGGGCGAACCATTCGTGCTGCATCCCGGGGAATTCGTGCTCGGTTCGACGTTGGAGCTGTGCACGCTGCCGGAAGATTTGGCGGGCCGGCTGGAGGGCAAGTCGTCGCTGGGACGCCTTGGGCTGCTGACACATTCGACCGCCGGCTTCATCGATCCCGGGTTCAGCGGTCACATCACCCTGGAGCTGTCCAACGTCGCCAACCTGCCGATCACGCTGTGGCCGGGTATGAAAATCGGTCAGCTGTGCATCCTGCGCCTGACCAGCCCGGCCGAACATCCGTACGGCAGCGCGTCGGTCGGCTCGAAATATCAGGGCCAGCGCGGACCGACTCCATCACGGTCGTATCAAAATTTCATAAGGTCCACTTAA
- a CDS encoding DUF7159 family protein: MDIVLGVSMAPTAVRMLLVEGENADGVTIEDTTFDIATDDEAATLSAADQVISAILGTREGATEAGHALGSTGVTWTDPVDAAALHSALATRKVENVMLVSAFMAAAALTQMVGSTVGDAHTALLFLEPDTATLAIVDSADGSITDVHKESVSGTDTIAALAGMVAGLEALETRPQSVFIVGSGVDVAAIKPQLETVTLLPVTAAEEPETALAWGAALASASAPLFASSTAALAYAQDPGTGAIDPYAVAPGYLAVPDVPFGTELGEDDLAYSAVPDEEADVHTASMDAMSDEEAEAPTAAAGFPHDELFDGGSERRPLVLLGSMLAVVVVAAALSLEVALALGVRPSVALLPRPLQSLIEPARPAPAPAPAPVSAPVPQAHSIPAPAVVAPPVRAPIPAPAPAPVLAAAPPAPIPAPAPVIVPLPIPASPPIHIAPLHVPSPAPVHVPSPQPPIWLPSPQQPPVSHPHQPPVHLPAPQGPVPVVPEPPMHLPGLPGFEPPGGPPDTVRGPGFGGPPEGGFGGHPGSGGFGGIPGIGGPPAGSPGIGGPPAGGGFGGNPGFGGMPGGGFGGIPGLGGFGGGPGGGIGDGPGGGFGGGHGFGGGGFGGGGFGGGGFGGGGHSGGFGGGGHSGGGHH, encoded by the coding sequence ATGGATATCGTGCTCGGAGTGTCAATGGCGCCGACAGCAGTCCGGATGTTGCTGGTCGAAGGTGAGAACGCCGACGGCGTCACCATCGAGGACACCACCTTCGACATCGCCACCGACGATGAAGCGGCAACGCTCAGCGCTGCCGATCAGGTGATCTCGGCAATCCTGGGCACCCGAGAGGGCGCCACCGAAGCCGGTCACGCGCTCGGATCGACCGGCGTCACCTGGACCGACCCGGTGGACGCCGCCGCACTGCATTCGGCGCTGGCCACCCGCAAGGTCGAAAACGTCATGCTGGTATCGGCGTTCATGGCCGCGGCCGCCCTCACCCAGATGGTCGGCAGCACCGTCGGTGACGCACACACCGCCTTACTTTTCCTGGAGCCAGATACCGCGACGCTGGCCATCGTCGACTCCGCCGACGGTTCCATCACCGATGTCCACAAAGAGTCGGTCTCGGGCACCGACACGATCGCCGCGCTGGCCGGTATGGTGGCCGGTCTGGAAGCGCTGGAGACGCGCCCGCAAAGCGTGTTCATCGTCGGCTCCGGGGTGGATGTCGCCGCGATCAAGCCGCAACTGGAAACGGTGACGCTGCTTCCCGTGACAGCGGCCGAAGAGCCGGAGACCGCGTTGGCGTGGGGCGCGGCGCTGGCATCGGCCAGCGCGCCGCTGTTCGCCTCGTCGACGGCGGCGTTGGCGTACGCGCAAGACCCCGGCACCGGTGCGATCGATCCGTATGCCGTCGCCCCGGGATACCTTGCAGTGCCTGATGTTCCGTTCGGCACCGAACTGGGTGAAGATGACCTTGCCTACAGCGCCGTGCCAGATGAAGAAGCCGACGTCCACACCGCCTCGATGGACGCCATGTCGGACGAGGAAGCTGAGGCCCCCACCGCCGCGGCGGGCTTCCCGCACGACGAACTCTTCGACGGCGGCTCCGAGCGCAGACCGCTCGTGCTCCTGGGGAGCATGCTGGCCGTCGTCGTGGTGGCCGCTGCGCTGTCGCTGGAAGTCGCACTGGCACTGGGTGTTCGGCCGAGTGTCGCCCTTCTGCCCCGCCCGCTGCAAAGCCTCATCGAGCCAGCGCGCCCTGCGCCTGCCCCCGCGCCGGCGCCGGTGAGCGCGCCTGTGCCGCAAGCTCATTCGATTCCAGCACCCGCGGTGGTGGCTCCGCCGGTGCGCGCACCGATTCCGGCTCCGGCGCCCGCGCCGGTTCTGGCCGCTGCGCCGCCCGCGCCGATCCCGGCCCCAGCGCCGGTCATCGTCCCGCTCCCGATTCCGGCCAGCCCGCCAATTCACATCGCTCCGTTGCACGTGCCGAGCCCTGCGCCGGTGCATGTCCCGTCGCCGCAGCCGCCGATATGGCTCCCGTCGCCGCAGCAGCCCCCGGTGAGCCATCCTCATCAGCCGCCGGTGCACCTGCCGGCACCGCAGGGCCCCGTCCCTGTCGTGCCCGAGCCGCCAATGCATCTTCCCGGATTGCCGGGCTTCGAGCCGCCGGGAGGACCGCCGGACACCGTTCGCGGTCCGGGATTCGGTGGCCCGCCAGAGGGCGGTTTCGGCGGGCATCCGGGCTCGGGCGGCTTTGGCGGTATCCCCGGAATCGGTGGACCGCCTGCAGGTAGCCCAGGAATCGGTGGTCCGCCCGCCGGTGGCGGTTTCGGCGGCAACCCGGGCTTTGGCGGTATGCCCGGCGGCGGCTTCGGCGGCATCCCTGGTCTGGGCGGCTTCGGTGGCGGCCCGGGCGGCGGCATCGGTGACGGCCCGGGCGGCGGCTTCGGCGGTGGCCACGGGTTCGGCGGAGGCGGGTTCGGCGGAGGCGGCTTCGGTGGTGGTGGATTTGGTGGCGGCGGCCACAGTGGCGGCTTCGGCGGCGGCGGCCACAGCGGCGGCGGACACCACTAG
- a CDS encoding DUF7159 family protein: MDTVLGVSMAPTTVRIVLVEGEGADGATVDEDNFVVADSEDPATMRAPDQVVAAILGTREGASEAGYDLLSTGVTWSNPRDAAELRDALAARKVENVMLVSTFLAAAALAQSMGAATGYARAALLYVEPETATLALVDTNDGSITEVHREVLPDDDDQAVSKLLDLVSAAERLDDEPDGVLVIGSGVDIPLIKPALEGATSLPLSVPEQPEMALARGAALASAHAPLFASSTAAQAYALDPGTGAVSPHVHEPGYLAVAEAVAAEPREDALAYSAVADDSAAVYTQMGADAFAGEDNDFTTGMYPDFNAMEHEHVSRTPFLAAMSVLIIFVTGVMALVISLAFSIRPSASSRPSLSHNVVAPAHPVPAPLPKAQVAAPPVPVQAPAPAPAFHPAPAPAPVFVPRPAPAPAFVPGPAPVPAPIPIPIPGLPPLFGPPAPGPWGGDRGGEGGPWGHGGGPGWGHGGGGGWGHGGGGWGHGGGHGH; this comes from the coding sequence GTGGATACCGTACTTGGGGTGTCGATGGCACCCACGACGGTTCGCATCGTGCTGGTTGAGGGAGAAGGCGCCGACGGCGCGACCGTCGATGAGGACAATTTCGTCGTCGCCGACAGCGAAGACCCGGCAACCATGCGCGCTCCGGATCAGGTGGTCGCGGCAATTCTCGGCACCCGCGAAGGTGCCAGTGAGGCCGGCTACGACCTGCTGTCCACGGGTGTGACGTGGAGCAACCCGCGCGATGCGGCCGAACTGCGCGACGCGTTGGCGGCCCGCAAGGTCGAGAACGTGATGCTTGTCTCGACGTTTCTCGCCGCGGCGGCGTTGGCCCAGTCGATGGGCGCCGCGACGGGGTACGCCCGTGCCGCGCTGCTGTATGTCGAGCCCGAAACCGCGACGCTGGCCTTGGTCGACACCAACGACGGGTCGATCACCGAAGTCCACCGCGAGGTTCTGCCTGACGACGACGACCAGGCCGTCTCCAAGCTGCTCGACCTGGTCTCCGCCGCCGAGCGGCTCGACGACGAGCCTGACGGAGTCCTGGTCATCGGCTCAGGTGTCGACATTCCGCTGATCAAGCCGGCGCTGGAGGGCGCTACTTCGCTTCCGCTGAGCGTGCCCGAGCAGCCCGAGATGGCGCTGGCCCGTGGCGCGGCACTCGCGTCGGCACACGCGCCGCTGTTCGCCTCGTCGACGGCCGCGCAGGCCTACGCGCTCGACCCGGGTACCGGTGCGGTCAGCCCGCACGTCCACGAGCCGGGATACCTCGCGGTCGCCGAGGCCGTCGCCGCTGAGCCGCGCGAAGACGCGTTGGCCTACAGCGCCGTCGCCGACGACTCTGCCGCGGTGTACACCCAAATGGGCGCCGACGCCTTCGCCGGCGAGGACAACGACTTCACCACCGGCATGTACCCCGACTTCAACGCGATGGAGCACGAACACGTCAGTCGCACACCGTTTTTGGCGGCGATGAGCGTGCTGATCATCTTCGTGACCGGTGTGATGGCCCTGGTGATTTCGTTGGCGTTCAGTATCCGGCCGTCGGCGAGCTCGCGGCCCAGCCTCAGCCACAACGTGGTCGCCCCGGCTCATCCGGTACCGGCCCCGCTGCCCAAGGCGCAGGTGGCGGCCCCACCCGTGCCTGTGCAGGCCCCGGCGCCGGCCCCCGCGTTCCATCCGGCCCCAGCGCCGGCACCGGTGTTCGTTCCGCGCCCGGCGCCGGCCCCTGCCTTCGTTCCCGGCCCGGCGCCCGTGCCCGCGCCCATACCGATTCCGATACCCGGCCTACCTCCGTTGTTCGGCCCACCCGCCCCGGGCCCGTGGGGCGGCGACCGCGGCGGCGAGGGCGGTCCCTGGGGACATGGTGGCGGACCCGGCTGGGGCCACGGCGGCGGTGGCGGCTGGGGTCACGGCGGCGGCGGCTGGGGTCACGGTGGCGGCCACGGCCACTAA
- a CDS encoding DUF7159 family protein: protein MDTVLGVSMAPNAVRMVLVEGENADGATVDEEGFDVSVAADAPTINAADQVVSAILGTQEGAAESGYQLRSTGVTWTDPVDAAALRDALAARKVENVMLVSSFLAAAALAQVVGSSVGYSQTGLLFVEPETATLAVVNTADGSITEVQRQPLTPGGNSLAELAALASGADSLGTRPDGLFLVGSGVDITPLKSQLEAVTGMIVSAPEEPETALARGAALASANAPLFSSSTEALAYAQDPGTGFINPYAVAPGYFDVAVDNASGEQALAYSAVADDDVDAYTAFAGEQADFETGTYTGYTGVADSPSDGGRRPLVLVASAVAAIFVVGAAALLVALAVSMRPTAAVRPQPGQQAVAPKPAPAAPAAPAPASPPAPAAPAPAPEAPAPEPAPEAPAPAPAAPAPAPVQAAPAPAPAPAAPAPVAPEPVAPPPAAPPPPVVAPVPVPIPIPGIFGGPRFGPPSGPWAPGGGGNPGGGFPGPGGGGGHGSGGGGFGGGHGGFGGGGFGHGGFGFGH from the coding sequence GTGGACACCGTCCTTGGGGTGTCAATGGCACCCAACGCGGTCCGCATGGTTCTCGTCGAGGGTGAAAACGCCGATGGCGCCACCGTCGACGAAGAAGGCTTCGACGTCAGCGTGGCGGCCGACGCCCCCACGATCAATGCGGCCGACCAAGTCGTATCGGCGATCCTGGGCACCCAAGAAGGCGCCGCCGAGAGCGGTTATCAATTACGCTCGACGGGCGTCACTTGGACCGATCCGGTCGACGCCGCGGCGCTGCGTGACGCGTTGGCGGCACGCAAGGTCGAGAACGTGATGCTGGTGTCGTCGTTCCTGGCGGCGGCGGCGCTGGCCCAAGTGGTAGGCAGCTCGGTCGGGTATTCGCAGACCGGTCTGCTGTTCGTCGAGCCCGAGACCGCGACGCTGGCGGTGGTCAACACCGCCGACGGGTCGATCACCGAGGTGCAGCGCCAACCGCTGACGCCGGGCGGTAACTCGCTCGCCGAACTGGCCGCGTTGGCGTCCGGCGCCGACTCGCTGGGCACGCGACCCGACGGCCTGTTCCTGGTCGGTTCGGGCGTCGACATCACCCCGCTCAAATCGCAGCTCGAGGCCGTGACCGGGATGATCGTCAGCGCGCCCGAAGAGCCGGAGACCGCGCTGGCCCGTGGCGCGGCCCTGGCTTCGGCCAACGCGCCGCTGTTCTCCTCGTCCACCGAGGCCCTGGCTTACGCACAGGATCCTGGGACCGGCTTCATCAACCCTTACGCGGTCGCGCCGGGCTACTTCGACGTCGCTGTCGACAACGCCTCAGGCGAACAGGCCTTGGCCTACAGCGCGGTGGCCGACGACGACGTCGACGCCTACACCGCATTCGCCGGCGAGCAGGCGGATTTCGAGACCGGTACGTACACCGGTTACACCGGCGTCGCCGACAGTCCATCTGACGGCGGCCGCAGGCCGCTTGTCCTGGTGGCCAGCGCGGTCGCGGCGATCTTCGTGGTGGGTGCCGCGGCGTTGCTGGTCGCCCTGGCGGTCAGCATGCGTCCGACCGCCGCGGTACGGCCGCAACCGGGACAACAGGCGGTGGCTCCCAAGCCGGCACCTGCCGCGCCCGCAGCCCCGGCCCCGGCGTCACCACCTGCACCCGCTGCGCCGGCTCCGGCTCCCGAGGCGCCGGCGCCCGAACCTGCTCCCGAGGCCCCGGCTCCAGCACCCGCGGCACCGGCTCCCGCACCCGTGCAGGCGGCCCCAGCTCCCGCGCCTGCACCCGCGGCACCGGCGCCGGTCGCGCCCGAGCCGGTGGCTCCGCCGCCTGCTGCGCCGCCGCCTCCGGTTGTTGCCCCTGTCCCGGTGCCGATCCCGATACCGGGGATCTTCGGCGGCCCCCGATTCGGGCCGCCCAGCGGGCCCTGGGCTCCCGGCGGTGGTGGTAACCCCGGCGGCGGCTTCCCCGGTCCGGGCGGTGGCGGCGGCCACGGCAGCGGTGGCGGCGGCTTCGGCGGTGGCCACGGTGGCTTCGGCGGTGGCGGGTTTGGCCACGGCGGCTTCGGCTTCGGCCACTGA
- a CDS encoding UDP-glucose dehydrogenase family protein: MRCSVFGTGYLGATHAAGMAELGHEVVGVDIDPGKVAKLAGGDVPFYEPGLRKMLQDNIAAGRLRFTTDYDLAAEFADVHFLGVGTPQKRGEYGADLSHVHAVIDSLATRLTRPSVIIGKSTVPVGTAAELVQRAREAAGVDVEIAWNPEFLREGFAVRDTLRPDRIVLGVQDGSTRAEAAIRELYAPMLDAGVPFLVTDLQTAELVKVSANAFLATKISFINAISEVCEAAGADVALLADALGHDPRIGRRFLNAGLGFGGGCLPKDIRAFMARAGELGADQALTFLREVDNINMRRRTKMVEIATGACGGSLLGANIAVLGAAFKPESDDVRDSPALNVAGQLQLNGAAVNVYDPKALENAQRLFPTLNYAVSVEEACDRADAVLVLTEWPEFVELDPDVLADRVRARVVVDGRNCLDVRRWQQAGWRVHCLGRRVA; the protein is encoded by the coding sequence ATGAGGTGCTCCGTTTTCGGAACGGGTTATCTGGGTGCTACCCACGCTGCGGGGATGGCCGAACTGGGGCACGAGGTTGTCGGCGTCGACATCGATCCTGGTAAGGTCGCCAAGCTGGCTGGCGGTGACGTGCCCTTCTATGAGCCTGGGCTGCGAAAGATGTTGCAAGACAACATCGCAGCCGGGCGCTTGCGGTTCACCACCGACTATGACCTGGCCGCTGAATTCGCCGACGTGCACTTTCTCGGCGTCGGCACTCCGCAGAAGCGGGGCGAGTACGGTGCCGACCTCAGTCATGTCCACGCTGTAATCGACTCGCTCGCAACGCGATTGACTCGGCCCTCGGTGATTATCGGCAAATCGACGGTTCCGGTCGGGACCGCCGCCGAACTCGTTCAGCGGGCTCGCGAGGCCGCAGGTGTCGACGTCGAAATCGCTTGGAACCCCGAGTTTCTGCGGGAGGGATTCGCGGTACGGGACACGCTGCGGCCCGACCGGATCGTGCTCGGCGTACAGGACGGGTCGACGCGTGCTGAGGCCGCGATCCGCGAACTCTACGCGCCGATGCTCGACGCCGGCGTTCCGTTCCTGGTGACCGACCTGCAGACCGCGGAGCTGGTCAAGGTCTCGGCGAACGCCTTTCTGGCGACCAAGATCTCGTTCATCAACGCGATCTCCGAGGTGTGCGAAGCCGCCGGCGCCGACGTCGCGCTGTTGGCCGACGCGCTCGGCCACGACCCACGGATCGGGCGTCGATTCCTCAACGCCGGCCTGGGTTTTGGCGGTGGCTGCCTGCCGAAAGACATCCGCGCTTTCATGGCGCGCGCCGGCGAGCTGGGGGCTGACCAGGCGCTGACCTTCCTGCGGGAAGTCGACAACATCAACATGCGCCGCCGCACCAAGATGGTCGAGATCGCGACCGGTGCCTGCGGCGGATCGCTGCTGGGCGCCAACATCGCGGTGCTCGGCGCCGCATTCAAGCCCGAATCCGACGACGTCCGCGACTCACCGGCGCTCAACGTCGCCGGCCAGTTGCAACTCAACGGCGCGGCGGTCAACGTTTATGACCCCAAAGCGCTGGAGAACGCCCAGCGGCTGTTCCCCACGCTGAACTACGCGGTGTCGGTAGAGGAAGCGTGTGACCGCGCCGACGCGGTTCTGGTGCTCACCGAGTGGCCGGAGTTCGTCGAACTCGATCCCGACGTGCTTGCCGATCGGGTGCGGGCGCGCGTCGTCGTCGACGGCCGCAACTGCCTGGACGTGCGGCGCTGGCAGCAGGCCGGCTGGCGGGTGCACTGCCTGGGGCGCCGCGTCGCGTGA
- a CDS encoding nuclear transport factor 2 family protein gives MTTSEIATVLAWHDALNASDLDTLISLSSDDIEVGDAHGAAQGHAALREWASAHPPKAEVGRIYVHDGVVVVEQNITNGTAAAAFRVVHDHVTSVFRHDDLSAALAATELTDADLVD, from the coding sequence ATGACCACATCGGAGATTGCCACCGTACTGGCATGGCACGACGCTTTGAACGCGTCCGACCTCGACACTTTGATCTCGCTGTCCAGCGATGACATCGAGGTGGGCGACGCGCACGGCGCCGCGCAAGGCCACGCCGCGCTGCGCGAATGGGCGTCCGCCCATCCGCCCAAAGCCGAGGTGGGCAGGATCTACGTTCACGACGGCGTCGTCGTTGTCGAACAGAACATCACCAACGGCACTGCCGCAGCCGCCTTTCGGGTGGTCCATGATCACGTCACCTCGGTGTTCCGGCATGACGACCTGTCGGCCGCGCTGGCCGCGACCGAGTTGACCGACGCCGACCTCGTCGACTGA
- the rfbA gene encoding glucose-1-phosphate thymidylyltransferase RfbA, translating to MRGIILAGGAGTRLHPVTLGVSKQLLPVYDKPMIYYPLSTLMMAGIRDIQIITAIPDAPAFQRVLGDGSAFGINISYAVQAQPNGLAQAFVISAGHIGNGSVALALGDNIFHGPGLGTNLQRLKSINGGAIFAYWVANPSAYGVVEFGNDGIALSIEEKPETPKSNYAVPGLYFYDNDVIEIARGLKPSARGEYEITDVNRTYLDQGRLSVEVLARGTAWLDTGTFDLLSAAGDYVRTLEQRQGLKVSVPEEVAWRMGFIDDEQLAQRAKSLLKSGYGGYLLDLLERRW from the coding sequence ATGCGAGGGATCATTTTGGCCGGCGGCGCGGGCACGCGGCTCCATCCGGTCACGTTGGGCGTCAGCAAGCAGCTGTTGCCGGTCTACGACAAGCCGATGATCTACTATCCGCTGTCCACGCTGATGATGGCCGGCATCCGCGATATCCAGATCATCACCGCCATTCCGGACGCGCCCGCTTTCCAGCGAGTACTAGGGGATGGCAGCGCATTCGGCATCAACATCAGCTACGCGGTGCAAGCTCAACCCAACGGTCTGGCGCAGGCATTCGTGATCAGCGCTGGCCACATCGGAAATGGCTCGGTGGCACTGGCCTTGGGCGACAACATCTTTCATGGGCCCGGACTAGGAACCAATCTTCAGCGCCTCAAATCAATCAATGGCGGAGCAATTTTCGCGTACTGGGTCGCCAATCCGTCGGCATACGGGGTGGTCGAATTCGGCAACGACGGTATTGCGTTGTCGATCGAAGAGAAACCCGAGACGCCGAAGTCGAACTACGCGGTGCCGGGCCTGTACTTCTATGACAACGACGTGATCGAGATCGCCCGCGGTCTAAAGCCTTCTGCGCGAGGTGAATACGAGATCACCGACGTCAACCGAACCTACCTCGACCAAGGGCGGCTGTCCGTCGAGGTGCTGGCCCGGGGCACCGCGTGGCTGGACACCGGGACTTTCGACCTGTTGTCGGCCGCCGGCGATTACGTTCGCACGCTGGAACAACGCCAGGGGTTGAAGGTCAGCGTCCCCGAAGAAGTGGCGTGGCGGATGGGCTTCATCGACGACGAGCAACTGGCACAGCGAGCCAAGTCGCTGCTGAAATCCGGTTACGGGGGCTACTTGCTGGATCTGCTGGAGCGGCGCTGGTGA
- a CDS encoding PPE family protein yields the protein MDFGALPPEVNSGRMYSGPGSAPLRAASAAWNLLAAELEQAATGYQSTIDTLADDEWRGPTSASMVAAVDPYITWMNTTAAKAGHTASQASAAATAYETAHAMTVPPPLVAANRAQLAMLVATNVLGQNTAAIAANEAQYGEMWAQDAAAMYGYAASSASAASVQHLTPPPETAKPTAAAQQGSAVAQATSTSAGAGVQSQLQQLISGVPSSLNQLTSPVSAATNPQGWLGRLLDFLDGADGNSIGTFLNSSFVNGFVSGSYVSPAIVTPAITSGLADINSLNPAVESAPGGTGVTGMITPAAVPAPAPVSVPNVGVSVNTSGSTLVGKLSVPPTWTAAAQVANHSGVTYAGGGWTNAVGPAGGGTEAVPAGMPGMPGASAARSGGFGHGPRYGNRLTVMGRPLSGG from the coding sequence ATGGACTTCGGCGCGCTACCACCGGAGGTCAACTCCGGCCGAATGTATTCCGGACCCGGCTCGGCGCCGCTGCGCGCCGCGTCGGCTGCGTGGAATCTGCTCGCCGCCGAGCTCGAGCAGGCAGCCACCGGTTATCAGTCGACCATCGACACTCTGGCCGACGACGAATGGCGCGGCCCCACATCGGCATCGATGGTCGCCGCCGTCGATCCCTACATCACCTGGATGAACACCACCGCGGCCAAAGCCGGCCACACCGCGAGCCAGGCCTCGGCGGCCGCAACCGCCTACGAGACCGCGCACGCGATGACGGTGCCGCCCCCTCTGGTCGCGGCCAACCGCGCGCAATTGGCCATGCTGGTCGCCACGAACGTCCTGGGTCAGAACACCGCGGCCATTGCCGCGAACGAGGCGCAATACGGTGAGATGTGGGCGCAGGACGCCGCGGCGATGTATGGCTACGCCGCGAGTTCGGCCTCGGCCGCATCGGTTCAACACCTCACCCCGCCGCCGGAGACCGCCAAACCGACGGCCGCCGCCCAGCAGGGATCCGCGGTCGCCCAGGCGACCAGCACCAGCGCAGGCGCTGGGGTGCAATCCCAACTGCAGCAACTGATCTCCGGAGTCCCGTCGTCGCTGAATCAGCTCACCTCACCGGTATCTGCGGCAACGAACCCACAAGGTTGGCTCGGCCGACTTCTCGACTTCCTCGACGGCGCGGACGGGAACTCGATCGGAACGTTCCTGAACTCCTCCTTCGTGAACGGTTTCGTGTCGGGCTCATACGTCAGCCCCGCGATCGTCACACCAGCGATCACCAGCGGGTTAGCCGACATCAACTCGTTGAACCCAGCCGTCGAGTCGGCGCCCGGCGGCACCGGCGTCACCGGCATGATCACACCTGCTGCGGTTCCAGCTCCGGCGCCGGTGAGCGTGCCGAACGTCGGCGTCTCGGTGAACACCTCCGGCAGCACGCTGGTCGGCAAGCTGTCCGTCCCGCCGACGTGGACGGCGGCGGCGCAGGTGGCCAACCACAGCGGCGTCACGTATGCCGGTGGCGGCTGGACCAACGCCGTCGGCCCGGCCGGCGGCGGCACGGAAGCCGTGCCCGCCGGGATGCCCGGGATGCCCGGGGCATCGGCGGCCCGCTCCGGCGGATTCGGTCACGGCCCCCGCTACGGCAACCGCCTCACCGTGATGGGCCGCCCGCTCTCCGGCGGCTGA
- a CDS encoding pyridoxal phosphate-dependent aminotransferase: MDSRGTIVDVTTHQLPWQTAGHQPRQRTFAQSSKLQDVLYEIRGPVHDHASRLESEGHRILKLNIGNPAPFGFDAPDVIMRDMIQALPYAQGYSDSKGILPARRAVVTRYELVDGFPRFDVDDVYLGNGVSELITMTLQALLDNGDQVLIPAPDYPLWTASTSLAGGTPVHYLCDETQGWQPDIADIESKITERTKALVVINPNNPTGAVYSREILTQMGDLARKHQLLLLADEIYDKILYDDAHHISMATVAPDVLCLTFNGLSKAYRVAGYRAGWLAITGPKEHASSFIEGIHLLANMRLCPNVPAQHAIQVALGGHQSIDDLVLPGGRLLEQRDVAWSKLNEIPGVSCVKPAGALYAFPRLDPEVHEIVDDEQLVLDLLLQEKILVTQGTGFNWPAPDHLRIVTLPWSRDLARAIERLGNFLAGYRQ; the protein is encoded by the coding sequence CTGGACAGCCGTGGCACCATTGTTGACGTGACCACTCACCAGCTGCCATGGCAAACCGCGGGGCATCAGCCGCGGCAGCGCACCTTCGCGCAGTCATCGAAGCTGCAGGATGTGCTCTACGAGATCCGTGGGCCGGTGCACGATCACGCGTCGCGACTGGAGTCCGAGGGGCACCGCATCCTCAAGCTGAACATCGGCAACCCGGCGCCGTTCGGCTTCGACGCCCCCGACGTGATCATGCGCGACATGATTCAGGCGCTGCCGTACGCCCAGGGCTACTCCGATTCCAAGGGCATCTTGCCGGCCCGGCGCGCGGTGGTCACCCGCTACGAACTCGTCGACGGTTTCCCGCGATTCGACGTCGACGACGTATACCTGGGCAACGGTGTCTCCGAACTGATCACGATGACGCTGCAAGCCTTGCTGGACAACGGCGATCAGGTGCTGATCCCGGCGCCCGACTACCCGCTGTGGACGGCGTCGACATCGCTGGCGGGCGGCACCCCGGTGCATTACCTGTGCGATGAGACTCAGGGCTGGCAGCCGGACATCGCCGACATCGAGTCCAAGATCACCGAGCGCACTAAGGCTCTGGTGGTGATCAACCCGAACAACCCGACCGGCGCTGTCTACAGCCGGGAAATCCTCACGCAGATGGGCGATTTAGCACGCAAGCATCAACTGCTGCTACTCGCCGACGAGATCTACGACAAGATCCTGTACGACGACGCACACCACATCAGCATGGCGACGGTCGCACCCGACGTGTTGTGCCTGACGTTCAACGGGCTGTCAAAGGCCTACCGGGTCGCCGGGTACCGCGCCGGATGGCTGGCGATCACCGGACCCAAAGAACATGCCAGCAGCTTCATCGAAGGCATTCATCTGCTGGCCAATATGCGGCTCTGCCCGAATGTCCCTGCCCAGCATGCGATTCAGGTCGCGTTAGGCGGGCATCAAAGCATCGACGACCTGGTGCTGCCGGGTGGGCGACTGCTCGAGCAGCGCGACGTGGCGTGGTCCAAGCTGAACGAGATCCCCGGGGTGTCCTGCGTCAAACCGGCCGGCGCGCTGTACGCGTTCCCTCGGCTGGATCCCGAGGTGCACGAGATCGTCGATGACGAGCAGCTCGTGCTGGATCTGCTGCTGCAAGAGAAGATTCTGGTGACTCAGGGCACCGGATTCAATTGGCCCGCACCGGATCACCTGCGTATCGTGACGCTGCCATGGTCGCGGGACCTTGCCCGAGCCATCGAACGGTTGGGCAACTTCCTGGCCGGCTACCGTCAGTGA